The window GCACGCGCCGCTGTCCCGATCATGGTGCTACCCGCGGCGCTCCTGTGCCACGCCACGCAGTCATCTGCGGCCGCCGTCCTTGAAGATCGCCACGCTCGAGACCGGCTCAGCAACTGCAGGGAACGACGGCGAACTCACTCGATGTCTCCGAGGAGCCAGCGACCGGCAGTACGGACGAGGGTCATGCGCCACCGGCGCGGGCCCGAGGCGGGCCAGCGCGCGACGGTACGGCCGCGCGCGTCGACGGCGGCGTACGCGGCGGTGCGGTCGGTCATGGCGACCTCGGCGACGGCCGGCCCGGCGCGCACCAGCACGAACGAGACGAGGCGCGCGCGATGCCCGCGCAGCGCGAGGCCGCGGGCGGCGAGCGAGCGGAGGCGGCGTACGTCCTCCGCGTGGCAGGCGCACGAACGCGCGGCCCAGCGATCGGGGTCGGCTCCCGGCGGAGAGGCGTAGCCGCGAGTGCGGGCGGCGTCGAGCGCCACCAGGACGGCGCGTACGGCGGCGGGCGACGGCGGGTCGCGACGGCTGGGCGGCGGGCTGGGCTCGAGAGGGAGCGGAGCGGGCGGGGCGGAGAAGGCAGGGCGGGCCAGGGTCGCGTACGGCTCGGGGGCGGCCGCGGCGCGCAGCAGGACGTACGCCGCCAGCAGGGCGACGACGGCGGCGAGAGCGCGGACGTGGTTCATGCGTCCACGCTGGCAGCCCGTCAACCCCCGCGATAAGACCCCGCGAGCAATCTGTGGACGAAGGAATTCAGGCTGTGGACGGCGCCAGCGCGGCCATGGTCGCCTCCAGCTCGGCGACGACGGCGGCCGGGTCCCGCTGCCCGCTGAAGAGGAACGCCACCGGCTCGTCCACGCCCGCCGCGCGGAACTCGTCGAACCGCCCCCGCACCGACTCCGCGGACCCGGCGAGGCAGAGCGTGTCCACGAACTCGTCGGGCAACGACGCGGCCGCCGCCTTGCGGTCGCCCGAGTCCCACAGCGCCATCGCGGCCTCGCAGACCGACGCCCAGCCCTGCGTGCCGAACGCGCGACGGTAAGCCGGGACGATGACGTAGCCCATGACCTCGCGCCGCGCCCACACCCGCGCCGCGTCCACGTCATCGGTCACGCAGACCCGCACGAAGACCGCGTTGCGCCGCGGCTCCCCGCCCGCGCCCTCGGCGACGGCCGCCAGGGCGGCGGGCACAGCACCAGAGCCGATCCAGTTCAGCAACGCCCCGTCGGACACGGAGCCCGCGAGCCGCAGCATCCCGGGGTTCAGCGCGCCGACGAGGATCGGTGGCGGCGGTGACGGCACCCGCAGCAGCAGCCGGTAGCCGTCCACCGGGTAGAGGTCGGACTGATGCGTGACCTTCTCCCACGTGAGCAGCTCGCGGACGATGCCGACGTACCCGCGCATCCGGTCGAGGAGGCGGTCGTACGGCATGCCGTTCCACCGCGACACGATCGTCTGCGACGAGACGCCGAGGCCCAGCGCGAACCGGCCGCCCGACCAGTCCTGCGCCGTCGCCGCCGACTGCGCCATCAGC is drawn from Frankiaceae bacterium and contains these coding sequences:
- a CDS encoding LLM class F420-dependent oxidoreductase, yielding MTRTGLALPLNLLLPVAGQADVARRAEALGYSTVWAAEAGTNDAFGLLAACASTTSTVELATGVLPIFTRTPALMAQSAATAQDWSGGRFALGLGVSSQTIVSRWNGMPYDRLLDRMRGYVGIVRELLTWEKVTHQSDLYPVDGYRLLLRVPSPPPPILVGALNPGMLRLAGSVSDGALLNWIGSGAVPAALAAVAEGAGGEPRRNAVFVRVCVTDDVDAARVWARREVMGYVIVPAYRRAFGTQGWASVCEAAMALWDSGDRKAAAASLPDEFVDTLCLAGSAESVRGRFDEFRAAGVDEPVAFLFSGQRDPAAVVAELEATMAALAPSTA